The DNA window CAGGGCGTCTGTGATCCCACCGGCGCCGTCGATGTGGTTGTCTTTCACCAAGATCATGTCAAAAAGACCAAGCCGGTGATTTTGCCCTCCGCCTTGTCGGACGGCGTACTTGTTGGGACGTCGGGCACCGGGCAGCGTCTTGCGGGTGTCGAGAATCGCAGCATCGGTATGCGCCACTGCGTCCACGTACCGACGGGTGAGTGTCGCGATACCGGACAGGCGTCCTACGAGGTTGAGGGCCGGGCGCTCGGCCGTCAGCAGTGCCTGCCCTGGGCCGGACACCGTAGCCACTGTTTCCCCAGGCTCGACCCGTGCGCCATCGTCCGTGTGCGCTTCCAGCGACAGGCGTGCATTTACAAGAGCGAACAGGGCGCGTGCGAGGGGCAGCCCGGCCATCACGCCCTCTTCTTTTGCCACCAATCGTCCCTCCAGTTGCGCGTTTTCGGCGAGGGTTGCGGCACTGGTGACGTCCTTTTTCGAGGGATCGTATGCTCCGGGGGTCCATTTTCCTGCCGGATCCACATCCTCAGCAATGCTGAGTTGGAGCAGGGAAAGCACTGTGCGATGGCGGAGGGCATCCGGCAACACCTCTCTCGCCCGTTCGAATGCTGGGGATTGCGTCTGCGTCTCCATGGCTGTCACGTTAGCAGAGAAAAAGAATGCGCTCCGTCCCCCGCCTCACGCGTCCGCATCCGTGGCCGCCGGCACCTCAGCTGGGACATCGGACCGGTAGTGACACCCGATGGACCGGTCATTGGCCCGGGCTGCCTCGGCAATACGAAGGCCCACCGTGCAGGCAGAGCGCACCTCCGACGCGGCACGGGACACAGGCGGCGTGACGGCAGCGTCGAGATCAGCCGCCACCTCCTGCAGTGTGGCCGCCGCCGTTTCAAGCCCCCCCGCCGTCCGGCGCAGGCTTACGTGGGTATCCATTACGTCCCGAATTCGCCGGACCGCGGACTGGAGCACTTCAGGCGATGGTCCTGGTCCTGTTTCAACCATAGTGGAAGAATCGGGGGACGAAACCGAACCATTGGCGGCAGCCTCCCCTGCCCGAAGACCCCAGACGAGCCCCTCCAAGAGCGAGGTCGACGCCAGTCGGTTGGCCCCATGTACCCCGGTTCGTGCACACTCCCCGACCGCGAAGAGCCGATCGAGGGTCGTGCGGCCCCACGTGTCGACGTCAATTCCCCCGCAGAGAAAATGCTCAGCGGGCACGACGGGAATGCCCGTGCTCGGATCTACCCCATTGTCTTCACAGAGGGACATGAGATCGGGAAACGTGGACGCAAAGTCGAGCGGAGACACGTCGAGCACGACCTGCCCCGTCTCCTCATGCTCCTGCTCGACGGCCCGGGCCACCACGTCTCGTGGGGCCAGTTCAGCATCTTCATGGTACGCCGGCATAAAGCGCTCGCCGTTTGCATTTCGCAACAGCGCGCCCTCCCCTCGCACCGCCTCGCTCACGAGGAACGGGTCCCCGCTTTCCACACAGACGGTCGGGTGAAACTGCACGTACTCCAGATCGTCGACCGCTGCCCCCGCCCGAATCGCCATTGCGACCCCATCGCCTGTGGCTCCTCGTGGATTCGTCGACTGGCCGTAGAGGGCCCCAATGCCCCCGGTTGCGACAATCGTGGTGCCCGCTGTCCAGGGTCCCGCCGTGCCGTCCGATTCAAGCAGTGCCCCCGTCACCGATTCGCCCTCTCGCAGGAGCTCCAGCGCCGCCGTGTCGTCGCGGATCTCCACTCGCTCGTGATCGGCGAGATAATTCAGAAACGGGATGTGGATGTGCTTGCCGGTGGAGGCG is part of the Salinibacter sp. 10B genome and encodes:
- the nadC gene encoding carboxylating nicotinate-nucleotide diphosphorylase, producing METQTQSPAFERAREVLPDALRHRTVLSLLQLSIAEDVDPAGKWTPGAYDPSKKDVTSAATLAENAQLEGRLVAKEEGVMAGLPLARALFALVNARLSLEAHTDDGARVEPGETVATVSGPGQALLTAERPALNLVGRLSGIATLTRRYVDAVAHTDAAILDTRKTLPGARRPNKYAVRQGGGQNHRLGLFDMILVKDNHIDGAGGITDALRRVRDEYGEQYPVEVEVKSLNELEEALTEAPDVILLDNMDPPTLREAVARTDGRVLLEASGNVTLDTVATVAETGVDRISVGALTHSAATLDLSIRTG
- a CDS encoding FAD-dependent oxidoreductase; the protein is MSRSITDVLVLGSGIAGLSAALGAARKGASVTIATKATRPEGASTWWAQGGIAVSRKEPEQFQRDIIAASSETSDPDAVEVLVQHADAAVRDVLIDTLDIGFDTGGNGAAFDYGREAAHSADRILHVDASTGKHIHIPFLNYLADHERVEIRDDTAALELLREGESVTGALLESDGTAGPWTAGTTIVATGGIGALYGQSTNPRGATGDGVAMAIRAGAAVDDLEYVQFHPTVCVESGDPFLVSEAVRGEGALLRNANGERFMPAYHEDAELAPRDVVARAVEQEHEETGQVVLDVSPLDFASTFPDLMSLCEDNGVDPSTGIPVVPAEHFLCGGIDVDTWGRTTLDRLFAVGECARTGVHGANRLASTSLLEGLVWGLRAGEAAANGSVSSPDSSTMVETGPGPSPEVLQSAVRRIRDVMDTHVSLRRTAGGLETAAATLQEVAADLDAAVTPPVSRAASEVRSACTVGLRIAEAARANDRSIGCHYRSDVPAEVPAATDADA